A region from the Pseudopipra pipra isolate bDixPip1 chromosome 8, bDixPip1.hap1, whole genome shotgun sequence genome encodes:
- the ARHGAP19 gene encoding rho GTPase-activating protein 19 isoform X3 has translation MPLQKLSALIDAICNFVICNDSSFRSQPIIFNPDFFVEKLRHEKPEVFTELVVSNITRLIDLPGAELAQLMGEEDPKLPGANSTASGFFRSLMSLKRKEKGVVFGSPLTEEGIAQVSQLIEYLHKNLRAEGLFRVPGNSIRQQILKDALNSGTDIDLDSGEFHSNDVATLLKMFLGELPEPLLTHKHFHAHLKIADLTLFDEKGNKTSTPDKERQIEALQLLFLILPAPNRSLLKLLLDLLYQTAKKQDKNKMSAHNLALMFAPHILWPRNVTANDLQENITKLNNGVTFMIKHSQKLFKAPVYIRECARLHYLGSRAHTSKDDLDLLTSSGSKELQPLKSQKRSRLDSCHQEETQQRTEEALKELFRHVHNMPDSAKKKKLIRQFNKHPTALTPGSDVPTSPAPRRARSRSFSGLIKRKVLGTPVILERRSRDTTPEPARVSKENVQLLQKCGSPAHVSQAKLKTLEGRKEESCRRMRALLLSKDSSSL, from the exons ATGCCTCTTCAAAAGCTCTCAGCACTCAT tGATGCCATCTGCAATTTTGTCATCTGCAATGACTCCTCCTTCCGCAGCCAACCGATCATCTTCAATCCTGACTTCTTTGTGGAAAAGCTGCGCCATGAAAAACCAGAGGTGTTCACAGAGCTGGTTGTCAGCAATATTACCAGGCTCATTGACTtgcctggggcagagctggcccAGCTAATGGGAGAAGAGGACCCAAAGCTGCCTGGGGCAAACAGCACAGCCTCTGGATTTTTTCGTTCTCTGATGTCTCTGAAGCGCAAGG AGAAAGGGGTGGTGTTTGGCTCACCACTGACAGAAGAAGGCATTGCACAGGTTTCTCAGCTAATCGAGTATCTGCACAAAA ATCTAAGAGCAGAAGGCTTGTTTCGAGTGCCTGGCAACAGCATCAGGCAACAGATCCTAAAGGATGCTCTGAACAGTGGTACAGATATTGACCTGGACTCTGGGGAGTTTCATTCCAATGATGTGGCTACCCTGCTTAAGATGTTCCTGGGGGAATTACCAGAGCCACTGCTGACACACAAGCACTTCCATGCCCACCTCAAAATTGCAG ACTTGACACTGTTTGATGAGAAGGGGAATAAGACCAGCACTCCAGACAAAGAGCGCCAAATTGAAGCCCTCCAGCTGCTGTTTTTGATCCTTCCCGCTCCCAACCGCAGTCTGCTCAAACTGCTCCTGGACTTGCTCTACCAGACCGCCAAGAAGCAGGACAAGAACAAGATGTCTGCCCACAATCTTGCCCTCATGTTTGCACCCCACATCCTATGGCCCAGAAAT GTGACAGCAAATGACCTTCAGGAAAATATCACAAAGCTGAACAATGGAGTGACCTTCATGATCAAACATTCTCAGAAACTCTTCAAG GCTCCAGTGTACATCCGGGAGTGTGCCAGGCTGCACTATCTGGGATCCAGAGCCCACACATCAAAG GATGACCTGGATTTGCTGACGTCTTCTGGCTccaaggagctgcagcccctcaaGTCTCAAAAGCGAAGCCGGCTGGACTCTTGCCATCAGGAGGAGACCCAGCAGCGCACAGAGGAGGCACTGAAGGAGCTCTTCCGCCATGTCCACAATATGCCTGACTCGGCAAAGAAGAAGAAGCTTATCCGGCAG TTTAATAAGCATCCTACAGCTCTCACTCCTGGCTCTGATGTACCCACATCCCCAGCACCACGACGTGCCCGCTCGCGCTCCTTCAGTGGCCTCATTAAG CGGAAAGTTTTGGGAACCCCAGTTAtcctggagaggaggagcagggatacCACACCAGAGCCTGCACGGGTCAGCAAAGAGAATGTCCAACTG TTACAGAAATGTGGCTCTCCAGCTCACGTGTCTCAAGCGAAGCTGAAAACTCTGGAGGGCCGGAAAGAG GAATCCTGTAGACGCATGCGAGCCCTCCTGCTTTCCAAGGATTCATCATCCCTCTGA
- the ARHGAP19 gene encoding rho GTPase-activating protein 19 isoform X1 has translation MAPRAAGGAGPRGRCGGPMGRRSGRYEMAAGAPAPSGGSDAICNFVICNDSSFRSQPIIFNPDFFVEKLRHEKPEVFTELVVSNITRLIDLPGAELAQLMGEEDPKLPGANSTASGFFRSLMSLKRKEKGVVFGSPLTEEGIAQVSQLIEYLHKNLRAEGLFRVPGNSIRQQILKDALNSGTDIDLDSGEFHSNDVATLLKMFLGELPEPLLTHKHFHAHLKIADLTLFDEKGNKTSTPDKERQIEALQLLFLILPAPNRSLLKLLLDLLYQTAKKQDKNKMSAHNLALMFAPHILWPRNVTANDLQENITKLNNGVTFMIKHSQKLFKAPVYIRECARLHYLGSRAHTSKDDLDLLTSSGSKELQPLKSQKRSRLDSCHQEETQQRTEEALKELFRHVHNMPDSAKKKKLIRQFNKHPTALTPGSDVPTSPAPRRARSRSFSGLIKRKVLGTPVILERRSRDTTPEPARVSKENVQLLQKCGSPAHVSQAKLKTLEGRKEESCRRMRALLLSKDSSSL, from the exons tGATGCCATCTGCAATTTTGTCATCTGCAATGACTCCTCCTTCCGCAGCCAACCGATCATCTTCAATCCTGACTTCTTTGTGGAAAAGCTGCGCCATGAAAAACCAGAGGTGTTCACAGAGCTGGTTGTCAGCAATATTACCAGGCTCATTGACTtgcctggggcagagctggcccAGCTAATGGGAGAAGAGGACCCAAAGCTGCCTGGGGCAAACAGCACAGCCTCTGGATTTTTTCGTTCTCTGATGTCTCTGAAGCGCAAGG AGAAAGGGGTGGTGTTTGGCTCACCACTGACAGAAGAAGGCATTGCACAGGTTTCTCAGCTAATCGAGTATCTGCACAAAA ATCTAAGAGCAGAAGGCTTGTTTCGAGTGCCTGGCAACAGCATCAGGCAACAGATCCTAAAGGATGCTCTGAACAGTGGTACAGATATTGACCTGGACTCTGGGGAGTTTCATTCCAATGATGTGGCTACCCTGCTTAAGATGTTCCTGGGGGAATTACCAGAGCCACTGCTGACACACAAGCACTTCCATGCCCACCTCAAAATTGCAG ACTTGACACTGTTTGATGAGAAGGGGAATAAGACCAGCACTCCAGACAAAGAGCGCCAAATTGAAGCCCTCCAGCTGCTGTTTTTGATCCTTCCCGCTCCCAACCGCAGTCTGCTCAAACTGCTCCTGGACTTGCTCTACCAGACCGCCAAGAAGCAGGACAAGAACAAGATGTCTGCCCACAATCTTGCCCTCATGTTTGCACCCCACATCCTATGGCCCAGAAAT GTGACAGCAAATGACCTTCAGGAAAATATCACAAAGCTGAACAATGGAGTGACCTTCATGATCAAACATTCTCAGAAACTCTTCAAG GCTCCAGTGTACATCCGGGAGTGTGCCAGGCTGCACTATCTGGGATCCAGAGCCCACACATCAAAG GATGACCTGGATTTGCTGACGTCTTCTGGCTccaaggagctgcagcccctcaaGTCTCAAAAGCGAAGCCGGCTGGACTCTTGCCATCAGGAGGAGACCCAGCAGCGCACAGAGGAGGCACTGAAGGAGCTCTTCCGCCATGTCCACAATATGCCTGACTCGGCAAAGAAGAAGAAGCTTATCCGGCAG TTTAATAAGCATCCTACAGCTCTCACTCCTGGCTCTGATGTACCCACATCCCCAGCACCACGACGTGCCCGCTCGCGCTCCTTCAGTGGCCTCATTAAG CGGAAAGTTTTGGGAACCCCAGTTAtcctggagaggaggagcagggatacCACACCAGAGCCTGCACGGGTCAGCAAAGAGAATGTCCAACTG TTACAGAAATGTGGCTCTCCAGCTCACGTGTCTCAAGCGAAGCTGAAAACTCTGGAGGGCCGGAAAGAG GAATCCTGTAGACGCATGCGAGCCCTCCTGCTTTCCAAGGATTCATCATCCCTCTGA
- the ARHGAP19 gene encoding rho GTPase-activating protein 19 isoform X2 codes for MGRRSGSDAICNFVICNDSSFRSQPIIFNPDFFVEKLRHEKPEVFTELVVSNITRLIDLPGAELAQLMGEEDPKLPGANSTASGFFRSLMSLKRKEKGVVFGSPLTEEGIAQVSQLIEYLHKNLRAEGLFRVPGNSIRQQILKDALNSGTDIDLDSGEFHSNDVATLLKMFLGELPEPLLTHKHFHAHLKIADLTLFDEKGNKTSTPDKERQIEALQLLFLILPAPNRSLLKLLLDLLYQTAKKQDKNKMSAHNLALMFAPHILWPRNVTANDLQENITKLNNGVTFMIKHSQKLFKAPVYIRECARLHYLGSRAHTSKDDLDLLTSSGSKELQPLKSQKRSRLDSCHQEETQQRTEEALKELFRHVHNMPDSAKKKKLIRQFNKHPTALTPGSDVPTSPAPRRARSRSFSGLIKRKVLGTPVILERRSRDTTPEPARVSKENVQLLQKCGSPAHVSQAKLKTLEGRKEESCRRMRALLLSKDSSSL; via the exons tGATGCCATCTGCAATTTTGTCATCTGCAATGACTCCTCCTTCCGCAGCCAACCGATCATCTTCAATCCTGACTTCTTTGTGGAAAAGCTGCGCCATGAAAAACCAGAGGTGTTCACAGAGCTGGTTGTCAGCAATATTACCAGGCTCATTGACTtgcctggggcagagctggcccAGCTAATGGGAGAAGAGGACCCAAAGCTGCCTGGGGCAAACAGCACAGCCTCTGGATTTTTTCGTTCTCTGATGTCTCTGAAGCGCAAGG AGAAAGGGGTGGTGTTTGGCTCACCACTGACAGAAGAAGGCATTGCACAGGTTTCTCAGCTAATCGAGTATCTGCACAAAA ATCTAAGAGCAGAAGGCTTGTTTCGAGTGCCTGGCAACAGCATCAGGCAACAGATCCTAAAGGATGCTCTGAACAGTGGTACAGATATTGACCTGGACTCTGGGGAGTTTCATTCCAATGATGTGGCTACCCTGCTTAAGATGTTCCTGGGGGAATTACCAGAGCCACTGCTGACACACAAGCACTTCCATGCCCACCTCAAAATTGCAG ACTTGACACTGTTTGATGAGAAGGGGAATAAGACCAGCACTCCAGACAAAGAGCGCCAAATTGAAGCCCTCCAGCTGCTGTTTTTGATCCTTCCCGCTCCCAACCGCAGTCTGCTCAAACTGCTCCTGGACTTGCTCTACCAGACCGCCAAGAAGCAGGACAAGAACAAGATGTCTGCCCACAATCTTGCCCTCATGTTTGCACCCCACATCCTATGGCCCAGAAAT GTGACAGCAAATGACCTTCAGGAAAATATCACAAAGCTGAACAATGGAGTGACCTTCATGATCAAACATTCTCAGAAACTCTTCAAG GCTCCAGTGTACATCCGGGAGTGTGCCAGGCTGCACTATCTGGGATCCAGAGCCCACACATCAAAG GATGACCTGGATTTGCTGACGTCTTCTGGCTccaaggagctgcagcccctcaaGTCTCAAAAGCGAAGCCGGCTGGACTCTTGCCATCAGGAGGAGACCCAGCAGCGCACAGAGGAGGCACTGAAGGAGCTCTTCCGCCATGTCCACAATATGCCTGACTCGGCAAAGAAGAAGAAGCTTATCCGGCAG TTTAATAAGCATCCTACAGCTCTCACTCCTGGCTCTGATGTACCCACATCCCCAGCACCACGACGTGCCCGCTCGCGCTCCTTCAGTGGCCTCATTAAG CGGAAAGTTTTGGGAACCCCAGTTAtcctggagaggaggagcagggatacCACACCAGAGCCTGCACGGGTCAGCAAAGAGAATGTCCAACTG TTACAGAAATGTGGCTCTCCAGCTCACGTGTCTCAAGCGAAGCTGAAAACTCTGGAGGGCCGGAAAGAG GAATCCTGTAGACGCATGCGAGCCCTCCTGCTTTCCAAGGATTCATCATCCCTCTGA